From Rutidosis leptorrhynchoides isolate AG116_Rl617_1_P2 chromosome 3, CSIRO_AGI_Rlap_v1, whole genome shotgun sequence, a single genomic window includes:
- the LOC139899273 gene encoding fructokinase-1: MHHQTLTLNPHTLIPNNGLRYSHPFSIQNPNSRISQFRINGYNCRRSYVIRSNYVPVNCKSYGIEVPVSEKRAISSINLSSEKEIDVTTLGNLCVDVVLNVPELPPSSFDERKHYMEQLSKSPPDKKYWEAGGNCNMAIAAARLGLRCNVIGHIGDEIYGKFLLEVLHDEGINVIGMREEEDDIINKMSSEYETLLCWVLVDPLQRHGFCSRADFSKEPAFSWMRTLSDEVKSNIKKSKVLFCNGYGFDELPAGLISRALEYAVEVGTSIFFDPGPKGKSLAVGSPEEQDALVKLLRLSDVLLLTSDEAESMTGLRNPIAAGKELLNEGVRTKWVIIKMGSKGSVLITRSGISCAPSFQVNVIDTVGCGDSFVAAIAYGYIHDMPLVHTLTIANAVGAATATGCGAGRNVANLQKVTELIKESNLNEDETFWKIEVDENSNRGDVTILSKIEVNGNGNGFFNRVNLQKVVSEVLHRLELPLADGILSS, translated from the exons ATGCAtcaccaaaccctaaccctaaatccccACACTCTAATACCCAATAATGGATTACGTTATTCTCATCCATTCTCCATTCAAAACCCTAATTCAAGAATTTCACAATTCAGAATCAATGGATACAATTGTCGCCGTAGTTATGTAATTAGGAGTAATTATGTTCCGGTTAACTGTAAAAGTTATGGAATTGAGGTTCCGGTTTCTGAAAAACGAGCTATTTCTTCGATTAATTTAAGCAGTGAGAAGGAAATTGATGTAACTACGCTTGGAAATTTATGTGTGGATGTTGTGCTTAATGTTCCTGAATTGCCACCTTCTTCATTTGATGAAAGGAAACATTATATGGAACAGCTTTCTAAATCACCTCCTGATAAG AAATACTGGGAAGCCGGTGGTAACTGCAACATGGCTATAGCAGCAGCAAGGTTGGGTCTTCGTTGCAACGTGATTGGTCATATTGGGGATGAAATTTATGGGAAGTTTCTTTTAGAAGTGCTTCATGATGAGGGGATTAATGTGATAGGGATGAGAGAGGAGGAGGATGATATAATCAACAAAATGAGCAGTGAATATGAGACACTATTATGTTGGGTATTGGTGGACCCGTTGCAAAGGCACGGGTTTTGCAG TCGAGCAGATTTTAGCAAGGAGCCTGCATTTTCTTGGATGCGAACATTATCTGATGAAGTGAAGTCAAATATCAAGAAGTCAAAAGTCCTTTTCTGTAATGGCTACGGCTTCGATGAGCTTCCTGCAGGTCTGATTTCACGTGCCTTGGAGTACGCTGTTGAAGTTGGGACGTCTATATTTTTTGACCCTGGACCAAAAGGGAAGTCTCTAGCTGTTGGATCACCTGAAGAACAAGACGCACTTGTCAAGTTATTGAGGCTGAGTGACGTTCTTCTTTTAACTTCAGACGAG GCTGAATCGATGACTGGTTTGCGGAACCCTATAGCGGCTGGAAAGGAGTTGCTTAATGAAGGAGTTCGTACAAAATGGGTGATCATTAAGATGGGATCCAAGGGCTCGGTTCTAATCACTAGATCAGGCATATCATGTGCACCTTCATTTCAG GTAAACGTGATCGACACTGTTGGATGTGGGGACAGCTTCGTGGCTGCAATTGCCTATGGCTACATTCACGATATGCCATTGGTTCATACATTAACAATAGCCAACGCTGTTGGTGCAGCAACCGCCACAGGTTGTGGGGCCGGTAGGAACGTTGCAAATTTGCAAAAAGTCACGGAACTTATAAAGGAATCAAATCTCAATGAAGATGAAACATTTTGGAAAATAGAAGTCGATGAAAATTCGAACAGAGGAGACGTCACAATTCTCTCTAAAATAGAAGTGAACGGAAACGGAAATGGATTTTTTAACCGTGTCAACCTCCAAAAGGTGGTTAGTGAGGTTCTGCATAGGCTTGAACTTCCATTAGCAGATGGGATATTGTCTTCTTGA